GGCGCGGGCGCGGCAGCCGGCGCGGGCGCGGCAGCCGCCGCTGGCGCCGACGGGGCCGCCGCGGGCACGGGCGGGACGATGGGCCCGGAGAAGACCTCCGTCGCCTGATCGTCGATCGGCGCCTGCTGCGCCGCGGCCATGTGCCTGTGCAGGATCGGCGAACCGTGGTTCACCGAGCCCGGGTGCACGCCGGTCTCGGCGTCCTCGTCGGCGGGCAGGTGCGCGAACTCGGCGGGAACGGCGCCTGCGGCCATGGCTGCGCCGTGGCCCCCGGGCGGCGGCGTCGGGGCGGGCAACCACCCCGGCGCGCTCGGCGGCGGCGCGGGCGGCGGCACCGAGCCGGTCGTCTTCCGCTCGCGCGCGGCCTGCGCGATCTGCCCGATACGATCCACGAGCAACCGGCCCTCGTGCGGCGCGAACGGCAAGAGCGCGTGGGCGAACGCGTGCACGCTCCGGAAGCGCGCCTCGACGTCCTTCGCGAGCGCCCAGCCGATCACCGTGTCGAGCTCCTTCGTCACGTCGCCGCGGAGCTGCGAGACCGGCATCGGATCGTCGCGCGTGATCTGCAACATCAGGTGCGCGGCTTCGCCCTGGAACGGCGGGCGACCCGCGAGCATCTCGTAGAGGATCGTCCCGAGCGACCAGACGTCCGTGCGCGCGTCGACATCCTTCGCCTTGCGCACGAGCTCCGGCGACGCGTACGGCGTCAGGCCGAACATCGCCGTGCCCGTGATCTCGCCCATCGCGTCCTGCGCGCCGCCGAGCAGCTTCGCCGTGCCGAAGTCGGTGATCTTGAGCATCGGCGCGCCGCCCGTCCGTTGCGTGACGAAGAGGTGCGACGGCTCGAGGTCGCGCACGACGATGCTGTTCGCGTGCGCCTCGGCGACGGCCTCGCAGGCTTGCAGCACGAAGAGGATCGCGTCGTGCAGCGGCAGCGGCCCGGTCTTGCGCACGTGGCGCTCGAGGTCGGTGCCCTCGAGGTACTGCCGGACGAGGTAAAACGTCCCGTCCGCCTCGTTGCCGACGTCGATGATGCGGGCGACGTGCTCGGAGGCGATCTTCGACAGGGCGCGCGCCTCGCGGCGGAAGCGCTCGATCTCGCGCTGATCGGCCTGGTGGGGCAGGAGCAGCTTGATGATGGCCCGCTGGTCGAACGACGTGTGGAACGCGTCGACCGTGAGCCCGTGTTTACGCCCGAGGATGGCGCGAACGCGGTACTTACCGCCGATCAGGGCGCCGGGGTGGATGTCGTTGGCGGAGCGCATGAATCGTCGTTGTCGGCGAACCGGATCGCGCGGACATTCTTGCATGCCCGCGGCGGGAGGACTAGCAACGTGGTGTCCCGTCCGGGCCGAGAGAGCCCCACGCGCCGCACCATGAAGCGCTACCAACCTGGCCCCTACGACAACCTCCCCGACGTACGGGACGGCCTGACCCGCAAGGAGCGCATCGTCCTCTGGGTCCTGCACCAGACGCAGGAGGAGCTCCGGGGCCGCAACGTGCCCACGGCGATGCTCTACGGCCGCGTGGTCGAGCACATCGACATGAGCGTCGAGGAGCTGCAGAGGATCCTCGGCCGCCTGGCCGCTCCGCAAGAAGAGCTCCGCGGCAAACGCTGACGGCCGGCCGCGCTCAGCCGGCCTTCGGCAAGCTGATCTTCGGCTCCTTCGGGTGACGCCGGTAGAGCAGGATCGTCCGCCCGAGCATCTGGACGAGCTCGGCGCGCACGGCCGGCGGGATCTTCTCGGCGAGATCGCCGCGCTCGTCCGGGCACTCCGTCCCCACGCGCACCTTGACCAGCTCGTGTTGCTCGAGCGCTTGGTCCACGGCGGAGACGATGCCCTCGGTCAGCCCGTGTTTCCCGAGCTGGACCACGGGATCCAGGTGATGGCCGAGCGCGCGCAGGTGGCGGCGCTGCTTTCCGGTCAGGCTCATGCGGTTCTCTTTTTTGGTCGGCACGTTCGGTAAGGAGCGGCCGGCCTAGCCCCCCGGCACCTCCACGTCAAGCGCGCCCGCGCTCCATTGCCGGACGCACCCGACCCCTCCATGTTCCCTGCGTAGCGCCGGGGAGGCGCGAGAGGGAGGAGGGACGCGTGCAAGAGGAACGCGTGCAGGAGACGGAACGGACCACGTTCGTGCTCATCGCCGATGCCAGCCGAGCTCGCCTGTTCCGGCGGGGCTCCGAGGAGACCGCCGCGCTCGAGCTCATCGAGGAGTTCGAGCACCCCGAGAGCCGCGCCATGGCCCGCGATCTCATGGCGGACAAACCCGGCCGCGCCTTCACCGGCGGCGGCCAGGTCGCCGGCCGCAGCGCCAAGGAGTACACCACCGACCCGAAGGAGGTCGAAGCCCAGAAATTCGCGCGTAGCCTCGCCGATCGGCTCGCCTCGCTCTACGACGCGCACGCCTTCCGCGAGCTCGTCCTCGCCGCGCCGCCGAAGTTCCTCGGCCTCCTGCGCGCCACGCTCGCGGCCCACACGAACCACGTCGCGGACACCGTCGTCGCCTCGCACGAGAAGGACTACACCCAGCTCGACGTGCGCACGCTCGCCGAACGTATCGCCGCCTGATCCTCGGGCACGGAATCGTCGGAGCGCGCCTGCCGGCGTGAGGTATACCGGGGCCCTTCCATGAGCGACGTGGCCCCGATCTCCAGCACTTCGCGCATCGAGGACGAGCCGACCGGAGGCACGCGGACCGTACGCGCCGAGCTGCGCGAGCTCGCCGTCCTCGGCGGCCCCATCACCCTGAGCTTCGTCGCCAACCAGATGCTCGGGTTCGTCGACGTCGCCATGGTCGGCCGCCTCGGCGCGACCTCGCTCGCCGCCACGGGCATCGGCAACGGCATCTTCTTCACCATCAGCATCGTCGGCATGGGCGTCGTCCTCGGCATGGATCCGCTCGTCTCGCAGGCCGCGGGCGCGAACGATCACGCCCGCGCGCGCGCCGTCCTCTGGCAGGCCGTGCGCATCGCCGTCCTCGCCGGCGTCCCGAGCATGCTCCTCATCGTGCTCGCTGGCCTCCTCATCGGCCACGCCGGCATCGACGCCGAGACCTCGCGCCTCGTCCTGCGTTACCTCCTCGGCCGCCTCCCGGGCCTCATCCCCTTCCTCGTGGCCACGGCCGGCCGCACCTACCTCCAGGCGCGCGGCTTCCCGCGCGCGCTCGTCTCGGCGGCGATCGCGGCGAACATCACGAACTTCCTCGGCAACTGGCTCTTCATTTACGGCGACGACGGCCTCGCGCAGGTCGGCTTGCCTCGTATCGGTTTGCCGGCGCTCGACGTCCTCGGCGCGGGCATCGCCTCCAGCATCGCCACGCTCGCCACCATCACCGTCGTGTTCCGCGAGGTCTCCCGCCGCGACGGCGCCTTGCGCGCGGCCGAGCTCCGCCCCGACCCCGAGACGACGCGGGCCATCGTGCGGGTCGGCTGGCCGATCGGCATGCACCTGCTCGCGGAGGTCGGCGCCTTCTCCCTCGCGGGCATCTT
The window above is part of the Polyangium spumosum genome. Proteins encoded here:
- a CDS encoding host attachment protein is translated as MQEERVQETERTTFVLIADASRARLFRRGSEETAALELIEEFEHPESRAMARDLMADKPGRAFTGGGQVAGRSAKEYTTDPKEVEAQKFARSLADRLASLYDAHAFRELVLAAPPKFLGLLRATLAAHTNHVADTVVASHEKDYTQLDVRTLAERIAA
- a CDS encoding serine/threonine protein kinase, whose product is MRSANDIHPGALIGGKYRVRAILGRKHGLTVDAFHTSFDQRAIIKLLLPHQADQREIERFRREARALSKIASEHVARIIDVGNEADGTFYLVRQYLEGTDLERHVRKTGPLPLHDAILFVLQACEAVAEAHANSIVVRDLEPSHLFVTQRTGGAPMLKITDFGTAKLLGGAQDAMGEITGTAMFGLTPYASPELVRKAKDVDARTDVWSLGTILYEMLAGRPPFQGEAAHLMLQITRDDPMPVSQLRGDVTKELDTVIGWALAKDVEARFRSVHAFAHALLPFAPHEGRLLVDRIGQIAQAARERKTTGSVPPPAPPPSAPGWLPAPTPPPGGHGAAMAAGAVPAEFAHLPADEDAETGVHPGSVNHGSPILHRHMAAAQQAPIDDQATEVFSGPIVPPVPAAAPSAPAAAAAPAPAAAPAP
- the yhbY gene encoding ribosome assembly RNA-binding protein YhbY — protein: MSLTGKQRRHLRALGHHLDPVVQLGKHGLTEGIVSAVDQALEQHELVKVRVGTECPDERGDLAEKIPPAVRAELVQMLGRTILLYRRHPKEPKISLPKAG
- a CDS encoding MATE family efflux transporter, with product MSDVAPISSTSRIEDEPTGGTRTVRAELRELAVLGGPITLSFVANQMLGFVDVAMVGRLGATSLAATGIGNGIFFTISIVGMGVVLGMDPLVSQAAGANDHARARAVLWQAVRIAVLAGVPSMLLIVLAGLLIGHAGIDAETSRLVLRYLLGRLPGLIPFLVATAGRTYLQARGFPRALVSAAIAANITNFLGNWLFIYGDDGLAQVGLPRIGLPALDVLGAGIASSIATLATITVVFREVSRRDGALRAAELRPDPETTRAIVRVGWPIGMHLLAEVGAFSLAGIFAGWIGPEAAAGHQVALTLASLSFTVALGMSNATSVLVGRAVGRGDPAGARRVGLVGVVATSAVMGLWAIVFAAAPTLCARILSDKPDVLEAAVPLIRIAAIFQLADGAQAVAAGALRGAGDTRSARNANMVGYYVFGLPLALLLGFGVGMGAIGIWWGLTAALFLVAAALVVRFSRMSSTQMQRI